In Nerophis ophidion isolate RoL-2023_Sa linkage group LG03, RoL_Noph_v1.0, whole genome shotgun sequence, the following are encoded in one genomic region:
- the LOC133549008 gene encoding zinc finger protein 391-like isoform X1: protein MCERTIAEYEEELSPTKEEKERQHQLLDAVFKEHQVVSHRTDIQQPPHIEEGDPLPLHVKEEEEEPQATHVKEEEENIWITQEEKCLLGQEEADLTKFPLTVVSVKTEDYEDKPPESAELHHSPNDQQLLGCQEKTYPNLLEVSSTLKMEDPQPRHIKEEEEELWITQEEECLPGQEEADLTKFPLTVVSVKTEDHEDKPPESSQLQHSPSEKNRSMEPSSSGSPQHTTEGDGDHCGGSEEENLIAPLSDSDDTTSHVNVNTERGERPFSCSVCPKKFFQRVRMLSHMRTHTGERPFSCSVCGKRFFDKSTLKMHMKTHTGETPYSCSVCAKGFVRNSDLARHTQTHTGEKPFSCSDCGKKFSKRETMLSHSLTHTGDKPFSCSLCRKGFFRNSSLTRHMRIHTEEKTFSCPVCAKGFFRNSCLTRHMTIHTEEKHFSCSACGKKFSNKYRMQTHMRTHTEEKTFGCSVCAKYFLKKQELLRHMRTHTGE, encoded by the exons acatCCAGCAGCCCCCTCATATTGAAGAAGGAGATCCACTACCCCTTCATgtaaaagaggaagaggaggagccacAGGCTACCCatgttaaagaggaagaggagaatatctggatcactcaggaggaaaagtgtcttctagggcaggaggaggctgatctcaccaagtttccactgactgtcgTCTCTGTGAAGACCGAAGACTacgaagacaaaccacctgagtctgcagagcttcatcacagtccaa ATGACCAGCAGCTGCTTGGTTGTCAAGAAAAAACATACCCTAACTTGCTGGAGGTGAGCTCCACTTTGAAGATGGAAGATCCACAGCCCcgccacattaaagaggaagaggaagaactctggatcactcaggaggaagagtgtcttccaggacaggaggaggctgatctcaccaagtttccactgactgttgtctctgtgaaaactgaagaccatgaagacaaaccacctgagtcctcacagcttcagcACAGTCCAAGTGAGAAGAACAGATCCATGGAACCTTCAAGCAGCGGCTCACCACAACACACAACGGAaggtgatggagaccactgtggaggatcagaGGAAGAAAACCTCATTGCGCCACTGTCGGACAGTGACGACACAACATCACACGTTAATGTAAATACGGAAAGAGGAGAAAGACCTTTCAGTTGTTCAGTGTGCCCGAAAAAGTTCTTCCAAAGGGTAAGGATGCTGtcacatatgagaacacacacaggagaaagacCATTTAGTTGTTCTGTTTGCGGCAAACGTTTCTTTGACAAAAGTACTTTGAAAatgcacatgaaaacacacacagggGAAACTCCTTACAGTTGTTCCGTTTGTGCCAAAGGCTTTGTCAGAAACTCTGATTTGGCGcgacacacgcagacacacacaggagaaaaacctttcagttgttcgGACTGTGGCAAAAAATTCTCAAAAAGGGAAACGATGCTGTCCCACAGTCTGACACACACAGGAGACAAACCTTTCAGTTGTTCGCTTTGCAGAAAAGGCTTCTTTAGAAACTCTAGTTTAActcgacacatgagaatacacacagaAGAGAAAACTTTCAGTTGTCCAGTTTGTGCGAAGGGCTTTTTTAGGAACTCTTGCTTGACTCGACACATGACAATACATACAGAAGAAAAGCATTTCAGTTGTTCGGCGTGTGGAAAAAAATTCTCGAACAAATATAGAATGCAaacgcacatgagaacacacacagaagaaaaaaCCTTTGGTTGTTCAGTTTGtgcaaaatactttttaaaaaaacaggAATTGTTACGGCACATGCGGACACACACTGGAGAATAA